The Flavobacterium psychrophilum genome includes a region encoding these proteins:
- a CDS encoding X-Pro aminopeptidase: MKYHQIDRNLFIKNRKKFMAEMKPKSVAVFNSNDIYPISADSTMPFQQHRDIFYLSGADQEESILLLCPDAPYEHLREILFVRETNEHIAIWEGEKLTKERATEVSGIKNIQWLQDFEKVLFEIMTYCDIIYINTNEHYRSSVQTQTREDRFIKWWKEKYPAHQVAKSNPILQRLRSIKETEEIDLIQEACTITEKGFRRILGFVKPGVMEYEIEAELLHEFVRNRSKGFAYGPIIASGNNANVLHYVENNQQCKDGDLILFDVAAEYANYSSDLSRTIPVNGRFTERQKEVYNAVLRVKNEATKMLVPGTLWKQYHLEVGKIMTSELLGLGLLDKADVQNENPDWPAYKKYFMHGTSHHMGLDTHDYGLLVQPMEANMVFTVEPGIYIPAEGFGIRLEDDVVIQPSGEPFNLMRNIPIEAEEIESLMNA; encoded by the coding sequence ATGAAATACCATCAGATAGACCGTAACCTGTTCATCAAGAACCGTAAAAAATTTATGGCAGAGATGAAACCTAAAAGCGTTGCGGTATTCAATTCTAACGACATTTACCCTATAAGCGCCGACAGCACAATGCCTTTCCAACAGCACCGTGATATATTTTATCTAAGTGGCGCCGACCAGGAAGAAAGTATATTGCTGCTTTGCCCGGATGCTCCCTACGAGCACCTGCGTGAAATACTTTTTGTTCGCGAAACCAACGAGCACATTGCCATTTGGGAAGGCGAAAAGCTAACTAAAGAGCGTGCTACCGAAGTTTCAGGCATTAAAAACATCCAATGGCTTCAGGATTTTGAAAAAGTGCTTTTCGAAATTATGACGTACTGCGATATTATCTACATCAATACCAACGAGCATTACCGTTCGTCGGTTCAGACACAGACGCGAGAAGACCGTTTCATCAAGTGGTGGAAAGAGAAATATCCTGCGCACCAGGTTGCCAAAAGTAACCCTATCCTGCAAAGGCTTCGTTCTATAAAAGAAACCGAAGAAATTGACCTGATACAAGAAGCGTGTACTATTACCGAAAAAGGTTTCCGCCGTATTCTTGGTTTTGTAAAACCGGGTGTTATGGAATACGAAATTGAGGCAGAATTGCTTCATGAGTTCGTGCGTAACCGTTCTAAAGGATTTGCTTATGGGCCTATTATTGCTTCTGGCAACAATGCCAACGTATTACATTATGTAGAAAACAACCAGCAATGTAAAGACGGTGACCTTATCCTTTTTGATGTTGCTGCCGAATACGCCAACTACTCAAGCGATCTTAGCCGTACTATTCCGGTTAACGGCCGTTTTACAGAAAGACAAAAAGAAGTTTACAACGCAGTGCTTCGCGTGAAGAATGAAGCGACAAAAATGCTTGTTCCGGGTACACTTTGGAAACAATACCACCTTGAAGTAGGTAAAATAATGACATCTGAACTTCTTGGCCTTGGACTTCTGGACAAAGCTGACGTTCAGAATGAAAACCCGGACTGGCCGGCATATAAAAAGTACTTTATGCACGGTACATCGCACCACATGGGACTTGACACGCATGATTACGGGCTTTTAGTACAACCAATGGAAGCTAACATGGTATTTACCGTTGAACCGGGAATCTATATTCCGGCAGAAGGCTTTGGTATACGTCTTGAAGATGACGTGGTTATCCAACCAAGCGGCGAACCTTTCAACCTAATGCGTAATATACCTATTGAAGCAGAAGAAATTGAAAGTTTGATGAACGCTTAA
- the sdhA gene encoding succinate dehydrogenase (part of four member succinate dehydrogenase enzyme complex that forms a trimeric complex (trimer of tetramers); SdhA/B are the catalytic subcomplex and can exhibit succinate dehydrogenase activity in the absence of SdhC/D which are the membrane components and form cytochrome b556; SdhC binds ubiquinone; oxidizes succinate to fumarate while reducing ubiquinone to ubiquinol) → MLDSKIPEGHISEKWTKYKDHLKLVAPNNRPKIDVIVVGTGLAGASAAASLGEMGYNVKAFCFQDSPRRAHSIAAQGGINAAKNYQNDGDSIYRLFYDTIKGGDYRAREANVHRLAEVSGNIIDQCVAQGVPFARDYGGMLDNRSFGGTQVQRTFYAAGQTGQQLLLGAYSALSRQIGVGNVQMFNRHEMLDIVKVDGKARGIIARNLITGEIERHSAHAVIIASGGYGNVYFLSTNAMGSNVTAAWKIHKKGAYFANPCFVQIHPTCIPVHGENQSKLTLMSESLRNSGRIWVPKKKEDAEAIRAGKMKPTEIAEADRDYFLERRYPAFGNLVPRDVASRAAKERCDAGFGIEANATNEGVYLDFSSEIISKGKQTAYAAGNHHPSDEEVIKLGKAWLEEKYGNLFQMYQQITAENPYELPMKIYPAVHYTMGGVWVDYNLQSTIPGCFVAGEANFSDHGANRLGASALMQGLADGYFVLPYTVSDYLANDIRTGKISTDLPEFVEAENAVKSQIDSFLNNNGTKSVDYFHKKLGHIMWNKVGMGRNEQGLKEAVVEIDALRAEFYKEVYVPGSANELNPELEKAIRVADFMELGQLMAMDALQRKESAGGHFREEYQDSEGETLRDDVNFNFVGAWEYGGSDINTETLHKEVLNYEYIKIAARNYK, encoded by the coding sequence ATGTTAGATTCTAAGATACCAGAAGGGCACATATCCGAAAAATGGACTAAATACAAAGACCATTTAAAACTTGTTGCCCCAAATAACAGACCTAAAATTGATGTAATTGTAGTAGGTACCGGCCTTGCGGGTGCTTCGGCTGCTGCTTCACTTGGCGAAATGGGGTATAACGTTAAGGCGTTCTGCTTTCAGGATTCACCACGTCGTGCGCACTCTATTGCTGCACAGGGTGGTATTAATGCTGCGAAAAATTACCAAAATGATGGTGACAGTATTTACAGGCTGTTTTATGATACAATAAAAGGAGGCGATTACAGGGCACGTGAAGCTAACGTTCACCGTCTTGCAGAAGTTTCAGGAAATATTATTGACCAGTGTGTTGCTCAGGGGGTTCCTTTTGCACGCGATTACGGCGGGATGCTAGACAACCGTTCGTTTGGTGGTACACAGGTACAACGTACATTTTATGCTGCAGGACAAACAGGTCAGCAGCTTTTGTTAGGTGCTTATTCTGCTTTATCAAGACAAATTGGTGTTGGTAACGTACAGATGTTTAACCGTCACGAGATGCTTGATATCGTTAAGGTAGATGGCAAAGCGCGCGGAATTATAGCACGTAACCTTATTACAGGTGAAATTGAAAGACATTCAGCGCACGCGGTAATCATCGCTTCAGGTGGTTATGGTAACGTATACTTCCTTTCTACAAATGCAATGGGAAGTAACGTAACGGCTGCTTGGAAAATACATAAAAAAGGAGCTTATTTTGCTAACCCTTGCTTCGTACAGATTCACCCTACATGTATTCCTGTACACGGTGAGAACCAGTCTAAGCTTACCCTTATGTCTGAGTCACTTCGTAACTCAGGGCGTATCTGGGTTCCTAAGAAAAAAGAAGATGCTGAGGCTATTCGTGCAGGTAAAATGAAGCCGACGGAAATTGCTGAAGCTGACAGGGATTATTTCCTTGAAAGAAGATACCCTGCTTTTGGTAACCTTGTGCCACGTGACGTAGCATCGAGAGCTGCTAAAGAGCGTTGTGATGCCGGTTTTGGTATCGAAGCAAATGCTACAAACGAAGGTGTATACCTTGACTTCTCTTCAGAGATCATTAGTAAAGGTAAACAAACTGCTTATGCAGCAGGTAATCACCATCCTTCGGATGAAGAGGTTATTAAACTTGGTAAGGCATGGTTAGAAGAGAAATATGGTAACCTTTTCCAGATGTACCAGCAGATTACAGCTGAGAATCCTTACGAATTACCAATGAAGATTTACCCTGCGGTTCACTATACTATGGGTGGTGTTTGGGTTGATTATAACTTACAGAGTACTATTCCGGGCTGTTTCGTAGCCGGTGAAGCTAACTTCTCAGACCACGGTGCTAACCGTCTTGGTGCATCTGCACTAATGCAGGGTCTTGCAGATGGTTACTTCGTGCTGCCTTATACTGTATCTGATTATCTTGCTAACGACATCCGTACAGGTAAGATATCTACAGACCTTCCCGAATTTGTGGAGGCAGAAAATGCAGTTAAGTCACAAATTGACTCTTTCCTTAATAATAACGGTACTAAATCTGTTGATTACTTCCATAAAAAACTTGGACACATTATGTGGAACAAAGTTGGTATGGGCCGTAATGAGCAGGGACTAAAAGAAGCTGTTGTAGAAATTGATGCTTTAAGGGCTGAGTTCTACAAAGAAGTTTATGTACCGGGATCTGCTAACGAACTTAACCCAGAACTTGAGAAAGCAATTCGTGTTGCCGACTTTATGGAACTTGGCCAGCTTATGGCAATGGATGCTTTACAACGTAAAGAATCTGCCGGCGGTCACTTTAGGGAAGAATATCAGGATTCTGAAGGTGAAACCCTTCGTGATGACGTGAACTTTAATTTCGTAGGTGCCTGGGAATATGGTGGCAGCGATATTAATACTGAAACACTTCATAAAGAAGTGCTTAACTACGAGTACATTAAAATTGCCGCAAGGAACTACAAATAA
- a CDS encoding succinate dehydrogenase produces the protein MAKSALLKSSIAKKYWMALTGLFLCLFLVGHLIGNLQLIYSDALHFNQYALFMTTNPAIKALSYLTYISIIFHAIDGIYLAVQNQKARPVKYVMNKPGKNTIWASRNMAVLGTVILIFIVTHMVSFWGRMHFDKAMPLQTVTINAGGAPQEFYLTTNGSYVPKAQVEQGLVKIENRTEFFDAGAGVKVNEGYKDLHKITVEFFKDPKFGLIATILYTISMIVLGFHLYHGFGSAFQSMGANNPKYNGLIKNFGKSFAIIVPLLFAIIPIYIHFFIK, from the coding sequence ATGGCAAAATCTGCACTATTGAAGTCGTCCATTGCTAAAAAATACTGGATGGCTCTGACAGGTTTATTTCTCTGCCTGTTCCTTGTCGGGCACTTAATCGGGAACCTTCAATTAATTTATTCGGATGCACTGCATTTTAACCAGTATGCGTTGTTCATGACAACAAATCCTGCAATTAAGGCGCTTTCGTATCTAACGTACATTTCTATCATTTTTCACGCGATAGATGGTATTTACCTTGCGGTGCAAAACCAAAAAGCAAGACCGGTTAAGTACGTAATGAACAAGCCGGGCAAAAACACCATCTGGGCTTCCAGAAATATGGCTGTTTTAGGTACGGTAATATTAATTTTCATTGTTACTCACATGGTTAGCTTTTGGGGAAGAATGCATTTTGATAAAGCAATGCCGCTTCAAACGGTAACGATAAATGCGGGAGGTGCGCCTCAGGAATTTTATTTAACTACCAACGGATCTTACGTACCTAAAGCACAGGTTGAGCAGGGACTGGTTAAAATTGAAAATAGGACTGAGTTTTTTGATGCAGGTGCCGGTGTAAAGGTTAACGAAGGTTACAAAGATCTTCACAAGATTACGGTTGAATTCTTTAAGGATCCTAAATTCGGACTTATAGCTACTATACTATATACAATATCAATGATAGTTCTTGGGTTTCACCTTTACCACGGTTTTGGCAGCGCATTCCAGTCTATGGGTGCCAACAATCCAAAATACAACGGACTTATCAAAAATTTCGGAAAGAGCTTTGCAATCATAGTTCCTCTATTATTCGCTATCATTCCTATTTATATTCACTTTTTTATAAAATAA
- a CDS encoding hydroxymethylglutaryl-CoA synthase, with translation MTTGIDAIAFDIAKLHLPIKTLAKARKIDPDKLEKGLGLLKMTLPDTHQDAVVFGANALTKLITQNNINPAEIARIYVGTESGIDSSKPIGSFLTALMEQKFGEGTFSNCDTVDFTFACIGGVDALQNCLDFIKLNPTKKAIVVTTDIAKYDLESTGEYTQGAGALAMLVTANPGIISISDEWAVSTKGVFDFFKPYRTISKKEISGNNTNEPWFDNLEAEIEIHKDQPVFDGQYSNQCYTDRTREAYYRFKEATNTKGSLYNTWESIIMHLPYAYQGRRMFSEIFALDADTPLLTGNEDAVNYQTKVKEIAKSDDYRNFVNQKLQPAEPASSLIGNLYTGSVFMGLLSALSHFATEGTDVTGKKIGFLAYGSGSKSKVFEGTLQEGWKIAAQNAQLFETLAGSNEIDFETYLKLHKKEQKESLLAPSGEWVLDSIEKEIPNLIGARYYKWVE, from the coding sequence ATGACCACCGGAATAGACGCTATTGCTTTTGACATTGCCAAACTTCACTTACCTATAAAAACATTGGCAAAAGCCAGAAAAATAGATCCTGATAAACTTGAAAAAGGACTGGGATTATTAAAAATGACGCTACCCGACACGCATCAGGACGCTGTGGTTTTTGGCGCAAATGCACTTACTAAGCTTATCACCCAAAATAATATCAATCCGGCTGAGATTGCGCGGATTTATGTGGGTACCGAAAGCGGAATAGACAGCTCTAAGCCTATTGGATCTTTCTTAACGGCACTGATGGAGCAAAAATTTGGCGAAGGCACGTTTAGTAATTGCGATACGGTAGATTTTACCTTCGCCTGCATTGGCGGTGTAGACGCCCTTCAAAACTGCCTGGACTTTATTAAACTAAACCCAACCAAAAAAGCTATCGTTGTTACTACAGACATCGCAAAGTATGATCTGGAATCAACGGGAGAATATACACAGGGCGCAGGAGCATTGGCTATGCTGGTTACGGCTAACCCAGGAATTATTAGCATAAGCGACGAATGGGCTGTAAGCACTAAAGGTGTTTTTGATTTCTTTAAGCCATACAGAACTATCAGCAAAAAAGAAATTAGTGGAAACAACACTAATGAGCCTTGGTTTGACAATCTTGAAGCCGAAATAGAAATTCATAAAGACCAACCGGTGTTTGACGGGCAATATTCTAACCAATGTTATACCGACCGTACCCGCGAAGCCTACTACCGTTTTAAAGAAGCTACAAACACTAAAGGCTCTTTATATAATACATGGGAAAGCATCATTATGCACCTTCCCTACGCGTATCAGGGACGAAGGATGTTCTCTGAGATCTTCGCGCTCGACGCGGACACTCCACTGCTTACAGGTAATGAAGATGCAGTAAATTATCAAACAAAAGTAAAAGAAATAGCAAAATCTGACGATTATAGAAACTTCGTTAATCAGAAACTACAGCCCGCCGAACCTGCGTCATCCCTTATAGGTAACCTGTATACAGGTTCTGTATTTATGGGGTTACTGTCAGCTTTAAGCCACTTTGCAACTGAAGGGACAGATGTTACAGGAAAAAAGATCGGCTTCCTTGCTTACGGCAGCGGATCGAAATCAAAAGTATTTGAAGGAACTTTACAGGAAGGATGGAAAATTGCCGCGCAAAACGCACAATTATTTGAAACCCTGGCCGGAAGCAACGAGATTGATTTTGAAACATACCTGAAACTCCACAAAAAGGAACAGAAAGAAAGCCTGCTTGCGCCATCAGGCGAATGGGTACTAGACAGTATAGAAAAAGAAATTCCGAATTTAATAGGCGCAAGGTATTACAAATGGGTGGAGTAG
- a CDS encoding fumarate reductase produces MASNKNINIHLKIWRQKDAKTKGKIETYKLDNVSTDSSFLEMLDQLNEQLVNNRQEPVAFDHDCREGICGMCSLYINGQAHGPASKVTTCQLHMRSFKDGDTIYVEPWRSKAFPVIKDLVVDRSSFDRIQQAGGFVSVNTSGRTIDANATPVPKHDADRAFEAAACIGCGACVASCKNGSAMLFVGAKVSQYALLPQGKVEASQRVLNMVRQMDEEGFGNCTNTGACEVECPKGISLENIARMNREYLFASVK; encoded by the coding sequence ATGGCTTCTAATAAAAATATAAATATACACCTTAAAATATGGCGTCAGAAAGATGCCAAAACCAAAGGTAAAATAGAAACGTACAAGCTTGATAACGTTTCTACCGACAGTTCATTCCTTGAAATGCTTGACCAATTGAACGAACAACTGGTTAACAACAGACAGGAGCCTGTAGCTTTTGACCATGACTGCCGTGAAGGTATTTGTGGTATGTGTTCGCTTTACATTAACGGTCAGGCTCATGGTCCGGCTAGTAAAGTTACAACATGTCAGCTGCACATGAGGTCGTTTAAAGATGGTGATACTATCTATGTTGAACCATGGAGAAGTAAAGCTTTTCCTGTAATTAAGGACCTTGTGGTAGATAGAAGTTCGTTTGACAGGATTCAGCAGGCAGGTGGTTTCGTTTCTGTAAATACTTCTGGGCGAACTATTGATGCTAACGCTACTCCGGTACCTAAACACGATGCTGACAGGGCGTTTGAAGCTGCCGCGTGTATTGGTTGTGGTGCTTGTGTTGCAAGCTGTAAAAACGGTTCTGCTATGCTATTTGTTGGTGCTAAAGTTTCTCAGTATGCATTGCTTCCGCAAGGTAAAGTTGAGGCTTCTCAAAGGGTACTTAACATGGTTAGGCAGATGGATGAAGAAGGATTTGGTAACTGTACAAATACAGGTGCTTGTGAGGTTGAATGCCCTAAAGGTATTTCACTTGAGAACATTGCACGTATGAACAGGGAATACCTTTTTGCAAGCGTAAAATAA
- a CDS encoding iron-regulated protein, giving the protein MKLYSLIAVIVFTSFASAQDKQAYQLFDKKGKATTYKKLVKTAGDAEVVFFGEHHDNSVIHWLELELTKDLAETKSLVLGAEMIEADNQKQLDQYLKGEINQKVFDSTARLWNNHKTDYKPLVDFAKEKHFPFIATNVPRRYASKVYKGGFESLDGLSAEEKTWIAPLPIAYDATLPGYVKMLEMSGGHGGGNLPKAQAVKDATMGYFIAKNLKPNTVFVHYNGTYHSDNFEGINWYLKKAKPGVKIVTIAAVSQKDVSKLEKEHLNLADFILVVDEDVTKTY; this is encoded by the coding sequence ATGAAATTATATTCTCTTATAGCGGTTATAGTGTTTACATCTTTTGCCAGTGCGCAGGACAAACAGGCGTATCAATTATTCGATAAAAAAGGAAAAGCCACTACCTATAAAAAGTTAGTAAAAACTGCCGGAGATGCAGAAGTTGTATTTTTTGGCGAACACCACGATAATTCGGTTATTCATTGGCTGGAGCTGGAACTTACTAAGGACCTTGCCGAAACAAAAAGCCTTGTGCTTGGCGCGGAAATGATAGAAGCCGACAATCAAAAACAACTGGATCAATACCTTAAAGGAGAAATCAATCAAAAAGTATTCGACTCTACAGCGCGTTTATGGAATAACCATAAAACCGATTATAAGCCATTGGTTGACTTTGCAAAAGAAAAACACTTTCCGTTTATAGCTACCAACGTGCCCAGGCGTTATGCGAGCAAAGTTTATAAAGGCGGTTTCGAATCGCTTGACGGTTTATCTGCCGAAGAAAAAACATGGATTGCCCCATTACCAATTGCTTATGATGCTACTTTACCGGGCTATGTAAAAATGCTCGAAATGAGTGGTGGTCATGGTGGTGGTAACCTGCCTAAAGCACAGGCGGTTAAAGATGCTACTATGGGTTATTTTATCGCAAAAAATCTAAAACCAAATACAGTTTTCGTTCATTATAACGGAACCTACCATAGTGATAATTTTGAGGGTATAAACTGGTACCTTAAAAAGGCAAAACCGGGAGTAAAAATTGTTACTATTGCGGCAGTATCTCAAAAAGATGTTTCCAAACTTGAAAAAGAGCACCTTAATCTTGCCGATTTTATACTGGTTGTAGATGAGGATGTAACCAAAACCTACTAA
- a CDS encoding cell filamentation protein Fic, translating to MSKYIYQNKDWPVFKWNSESLLPLLGKVRSLQGRLIGKMDGLGFDLKNEASVEIITQDVLKSSAIEGELLDPAQVRSSIAVRLGVEIPGIIASDRNIDGIVDMMLDATQHFSEELTEERLFGWHHAMFPSGRSGLYKIVSGNWRDDANGPMQVISGSFSKQKVHFEAPPAISISKEIKLFINWFNDNIELDAVIKAGIAHLWFVTLHPFDDGNGRIARAIADMQMARADGIPQRFYSMSSQIQKDRKIYYEILERTQKGDLDITEWLEWFLLRLYDAIEASEITLNSIMFKHRFWDTNRTQIDNKRQQLMLEKMLDGFEGSLTTAKWAKNTKSSPDTALRDINDLIAKDILRKAESGGRSTNYELVK from the coding sequence ATGAGTAAGTATATCTATCAAAACAAAGACTGGCCAGTGTTTAAATGGAACAGCGAATCACTACTTCCGCTTTTAGGAAAAGTGAGAAGTTTGCAGGGTAGACTTATTGGTAAGATGGACGGCTTAGGTTTCGATCTTAAAAATGAAGCTTCGGTTGAAATAATTACTCAGGATGTACTCAAGTCTTCTGCAATTGAAGGAGAATTGCTTGATCCTGCACAAGTACGCTCATCCATTGCAGTGCGGCTCGGTGTTGAAATACCGGGAATTATTGCATCTGATAGAAATATAGATGGGATAGTTGATATGATGCTTGATGCTACGCAGCATTTTTCTGAAGAATTAACTGAAGAAAGGCTTTTCGGTTGGCATCATGCAATGTTTCCATCGGGAAGGAGTGGTTTGTATAAAATAGTTTCGGGAAACTGGCGAGACGATGCCAACGGCCCTATGCAGGTTATTTCAGGGTCATTTTCAAAGCAGAAAGTGCATTTTGAAGCGCCACCGGCAATATCTATTTCTAAAGAAATAAAGCTATTTATAAACTGGTTTAATGACAACATTGAGCTCGATGCTGTTATTAAAGCGGGTATCGCTCATTTGTGGTTTGTGACATTGCATCCTTTTGATGACGGTAATGGAAGGATTGCACGGGCGATAGCAGATATGCAAATGGCGAGAGCCGATGGCATACCGCAACGTTTTTACAGTATGTCGTCGCAAATACAAAAGGATAGAAAAATATATTATGAAATTCTTGAGCGTACCCAAAAAGGTGATCTTGATATAACAGAATGGCTTGAATGGTTTCTTTTACGGTTATATGATGCTATAGAAGCGTCAGAAATCACCCTAAATAGTATAATGTTTAAGCATAGATTCTGGGATACAAACCGTACACAGATTGATAATAAACGTCAGCAATTGATGCTTGAAAAAATGTTAGATGGTTTTGAAGGTAGCCTTACTACTGCTAAATGGGCAAAAAATACCAAGTCTTCTCCTGACACTGCCTTACGTGATATAAACGATCTTATTGCAAAAGATATTTTGCGCAAGGCTGAAAGCGGTGGAAGAAGTACTAATTATGAACTTGTAAAATAA